The following proteins are encoded in a genomic region of Cryptomeria japonica chromosome 11, Sugi_1.0, whole genome shotgun sequence:
- the LOC131068356 gene encoding uncharacterized protein LOC131068356, whose product MEKRDEKTSEENNINSNGIEKESKISNESDQNPKRPDDGEGDKGKNQNPNETEQKPNDSDEDEDGEEEECGFCLFMKSGGCRDAFIAWEKCVEEGEANNQDIVEKCYKVTSLLKDCMDSHADYYAPVLRAEKEMEEQVAEEMKEHDKEATKGESASQGIATIEVPNEITEVPNPTIKVIIPQEN is encoded by the coding sequence ATGGAGAAAAGGGACGAAAAAACATCAGAAGAAAATAATATTAATTCTAATGGAATAGAGAAAGAGTCCAAAATCTCCAATGAATCAGATCAGAACCCTAAAAGACCTGATGATGGCGAGGGGGACAAAGGAAAAAATCAAAACCCCAATGAAACCGAACAAAAGCCTAATGACTCCGATGAAGATGAAGATGGGGAAGAAGAGGAATGTGGGTTTTGCTTGTTCATGAAGTCTGGGGGTTGCAGGGATGCTTTTATTGCTTGGGAGAAATGTGTTGAAGAAGGGGAGGCAAATAATCAAGATATTGTAGAAAAATGCTACAAGGTTACTTCTTTGCTTAAGGACTGTATGGACAGTCACGCAGATTATTATGCTCCAGTTCTCAGGGCTGAGAAGGAAATGGAAGAACAAGTGGCAGAAGAAATGAAGGAACACGATAAAGAGGCAACTAAAGGGGAAAGTGCGTCACAGGGAATTGCGACAATTGAGGTGCCAAATGAAATAACCGAGGTACCCAATCCAACAATTAAGGTGATCATCCCACAGGAGAATTAA